CATTAGAAATGAATAAGGCAGATTATAACCGAATCGCGGGGCTTGATTGTTAAATTGTTGCACGCCCGAACGGATGTTGTGTGGCCGGTTATGTTATTCAATTAGGTTTACTTTCAGCAAAATATTGAAAACCTTTCGCACCCAGATACCCATCCTGCTATGCTTACAGCCGTTACAGCAAAAAAACTTAACTTTGGTGCCGCATCATTGCTGCGGTTTACCTGCATAAGCATCAAAAAACCGTTTAATTGCGATAAAACGTTTTAAAACAAAAAACCGGAGAGGATTGAATAATGAATAAACTGTTCACCGTGATGTTGGCTGCGCCTGTTATGGCAGCCGCTCCTTTTGTACACGCTGCGCCTGCCGAACATCCGGCGCAAACCCAGTTTAAACAAAATATGGACGCCGTGCTGCAAATCGCACGCGACAAAAGCTTGAACGAAAACCAGAAAATCCAGCGCATTACCGGCTATGCCGACCGCTATTTGGATTATCAGCGTATTTCCGCCCTAGCCGTTGGCATGCCGTGGCGCGAGTTCAGTACCAAGCAGCAAGGCGACTTTATCCAAGCGTTTAAAGATATGGTGGTTTCCATTTATTCGCGCTCTGCTTTAATGGGTGC
This portion of the Neisseria canis genome encodes:
- a CDS encoding MlaC/ttg2D family ABC transporter substrate-binding protein; protein product: MNKLFTVMLAAPVMAAAPFVHAAPAEHPAQTQFKQNMDAVLQIARDKSLNENQKIQRITGYADRYLDYQRISALAVGMPWREFSTKQQGDFIQAFKDMVVSIYSRSALMGAADAQVTMLPKMTEEKNKRVTVFTEIKTGNGKKYEVGYRLYPVGSTYKIYDIQVDGSSLVTVYRNQFNELVKQKGIDGTIETVRQKGLKKVE